The genomic region AGCTGAGGACCTAAATGTGTACGTGTACTAACATTTGGGACGAGGAAAACGTCTTGAAGGTCAAATTAGCATTTCCACGCTCTGTGAATGTCCCCCAATGGAGCAATTCTCTTTTGCTTGCCCCACTTAAAGGAGTTAAGATGACACCAGATGGCATCCCTGGTGCTACGATGACCAGATCCCAACACAGTAAATGAGGGACAAAGAGAAATTTTGATGTGGGACGCCTGTTATCAGTGCTGAGAAGTagtgtaaaatgttgatttaccATAAAAAATCAACACAAGATAGACTGTATGTATCAATTATGCTACTGGTGCTTTATAAAATATATGGATTATAATATATACAACCAGTCAACAGCAATTTTTCACACGCTCCATCATTTACAGGTATGACAACTTGTAAGAGATAAATAACTGAATAAGTATTTGTAATTCTGACCAAAGCTTTTGTACGACTACATGACTCAAGGAGAATCTCCTTCAGCTGGCTTGGCCCAGTTACAAGTACTTTccccattttgtttgtttgttgtagctgcatcttcttttctttgcttatttCTTTTTCCAATAATACAGTATGGGATGTTGTCTCACTATGTGGAATATGGGACACATATGGGATGCAAATGCTGTGCAGTCCCCCACAAAGTGGAACACCTGGTCACCCTACGTGCTACTAGGGATTTATTCATCATCGAAGGCAGTTTCAGTTGGgtaaatgtgaccaaaatgataaagtcgaaaaaaaaaaaagaaacattgcaCATATTGCCATTTTGGGGGGATGGTGGGGATATGAACAActttgtatataaaaataaaatcaatcaaacatCTGTCACACTGAGAGCCACCAAAACTCCCAACAGCGGCACACAGAGAACAATAATTCTTGTTTGAAGGCCATTTGTTGATTTAATATGGACGTCATTGCAAGCACCACCTGGGTCCATGTCCTCGCTCCGTGGAAAATGTTTCCACCACAGACTGAATATAAAGATGGATGACATGTTTTTCTATTCCCTCccacagtattaaaaaaaaatttaaaagaaaaaaagacacactgcCATCTTGTGCTCTGTTGAGTTAacctcttttattttgtgtccgGGCTTGTAGCTTTCTTCCCgtgtttgtcctgtttttccTCCATTGTTGATTGTCAGGTCCACCCTGATATGTTTCActtgtgtccaattaaccccTGACCCCTGAAGTCTTCCTGCTACCCAGTCACTTTGTTTGCAGTTGAATCGGTTCCATTCAGTCATTATTGGTTACCTGTTTCATGCTCTGGGTATTTTTGCTCTTTCTGTTTcgctctgctctgctttttGAGTTTGAATTAGAGATTGCGTGCACCATGATAATTACCAATTCATAATCATAAACAATCATGATCGTAGTATTGATCCAAATACTTTCCGATATCCGATTACCATTTTGGCCATAACTAAGGAGccctttgttgtgtttacaaatgAACACAACATATAtcatcaacaaataacataataatgaaCATAATCTTCTAGAAgctatattttaatattaacatCTTTTAATTTCCTTCCATAACAAAGAATATATGTTTCAAAGAATCTGgtaaatggaaaacaaaaataatggtgTTGTCTGAGGCCCACCCGCAATACCTCCAAGGTCCACCAATGGGCTGCAACCCCCAGTTTTGGAAACACTATCCTTTTTGTATTATAAcattaaatttaaatacaataataaatgaaCTGCTCCGGTTACGTCCTGTAACCGGAGCAGttaatttattattgtttttgttatttgttattaacAAATACATGAAGTACACATAGTAAAAACAACATGCCGACATTTCTGTCGTCCCTATACAGGCAGGTAATAAAAGAGTAAGCACGCAAAAATACtgataaaatacacacaaataaacaatacatcTAATGAAACTACAAATGTAATGTTGAGATTTTTACACCACTGaccatgttttctgtgtttcattttctcagAGCATTGTAGTGCAGTGGTGTGTATGCTGTCAGTGACCAAGTGCTGCTCactgtcagtctctctctctccctccctctctctctctctctctctctctctttctctctctctctctcagcagcagctgcagacactctttcactctcactttctCCTCTCGTCTGCTCCCGGCAGCGTCCATTCATTTTGCAGTTGTTCATTGAGACAGGATGAAAGCCAGTTTGTGGCTCAGTCTACCTGCGTGTTCCGTCCTCCTGTTTCTACTCTCAGGTCAGTCGTTTCAATATCACATCTCGCTGACTTGTCACTTTTCATGAACTTGTTTTATTGCCATATTAAAGtagcataatgtaaattattttccTTAAAAAGCAATTTATTGGACAATAAATTTTCGGATTTTTACTGAATGAATTCTTCAGAATAATGCAACTGTTGTGTAGTGATGTGAAAAGATGTATCTTTCTTGCCACCAGTACTACATCTTAACACTAtaggacaaagaaaacatattaaatattcaCTAACATAGGCtaactatatcttttttttttccataaatgaACAAGCGTCATCTGCCAGTTagttattctgaaaataagCTTGTGTTCAAAACACCCAGCACTGAGGACCATCTGATCTTCTGCTCTGATTTAGGAGGCACGTGCTCAGATGCAGAACATAGTCTCTTCTCTGTACTATTCGCCAGCTACAACCAGTACATACGACCCGTGGAAAATGTGTCCGACCCGGTCATTGTTCAGTTCGAGGTGTCCATGTCCCAGCTGGTCAAAGTGGTAAGTAGCCTGGCCGATGTCTTTAGAATGATTACGGCCGCCGATGCTTTATAGTCAAAAATACATCACTCTGCTCAATATGGAGTTACAAGCTGACAggggaaataaacaaataaaagcagaactCAGTGTATATAAACCTCCCAACAAATAGTTttcacacagatgtgtgttctTTGGACAACAACATTTTAGATAAAGGGATTATTGGGACACCATATGAGACACCTGAAATACTCAGGTATAGTTGCCAGGCTCATTGTGAGCAGTGAGAAGTGTAGCAGATGAAAAGAGTTCAGGTTCAGACATGTGAGCTGTCAGCGGTCTCTGCACCTCTCATTGTAGGCAGCTTCTATCACTCAATCACTGCcacaaaaaaagatttaatgaCGCTTCTGCCGGCGTTTGTTGAGGATACACCGGTGGAGTGGTGTCACTGACTCAGACAGGGTCTTAGGTGGAGGCAAGTAATGAGTGATTGATGAAAAAAAGGCTCAAAGTTGAAAAGCACAACAGCACTGGGTCAAGAGTATCAGTCACAAGGACGTTGTGTTCATCAGCACGTGTTTGATTTGACCAAAATTCGTCTGATTTATAAATAAACTGGATTGATATCTATCATCATAACTGTCAATGTtttgactattattattaatctgaATGCCCCATGTGCAAAAGTACAAACTGCAAATAAACGTCTACTTTTGTAACAACAAGCAGAATTGGCTTCATCTTGCAACGCTTGATCAGACAAGATGTTTAATTTAACCTTCATACAAATCTAAACTACCATATTATGCATATTGCTTCATGTTGACGTTTATGAATTATTTCATCTAACTCCcatcaagaaagaaaaatgttgaaaatatatTTACAGTGCAAGCTCAGTTTAATTTCCATACACAGTACATAAGCAATCTAACACTTAAATAATCATCTGCGTCGTCTGGACAGGACAAGAGATAACTGTGACATGGGATATTTTATCAGTCTCACTCTCCTTAACTTGGTTAATGTAACAGGCTCCCAGTGCTGATGGATGACTGTTATTCCCTCTGCACACCTGGTGCTAACACAAATGCAATAGGCCTTGGTCAGCCTGCGGGCAGGACCACATGAGCTCATTTAGGCTATCAATAGTTCATCAGCCAGACAGCCTCAGTCATTATCTCACAATGAGGGATTGCACATAGGTTCTCTGAATGTACCAGATCATGTAAAAGGAGTGTTGGCTTCCTTAAATTAAATACTCATTAGAGATTCACTTTCTTGCCTAGTTACATCGGGAAAACAATATGTATTGTATCTCCATTAAAATGTCAGTAATTCATATGAAAAAAGTGGAAACGTGTGAGTAGTCAATGCTATCAAAGTCTGGTTACCGGCATAATTAAAGCTGAGTAGGTCACATGTTAATTAAATCACTGTTTCTCAATCCTCATTCTCTGGCACCCCCGGcctgtatgtttttaaaatgttcgcccgctccagcacacctgatttaaatcactcgtcatcaagctctgcaaagGCCTGTTAACGACCcactcatttgaatcaggtgtgttggagcaggggcacatctaaaacatgctgGGCCTGGGTCaccaaggaccaggattgagaaacactgaattaAATAAGTAAGTGTTCAAACAACTTTCAATTAAAACGATGGAGTTTTAGCTGCCACTGAACAAAAAtctatcagacctgactcaaAACCACAATTTCTTAAGTCAAATAAACATTGTTTAACATTCTTGCGCTCTCTCTACCTGTGATCGCATCGAAGCTAGGATAATAAACTGCCACATGAATGGATAATGTCGCGCACTGGATCATGAGATTCCTTCACAGTCGaagtcacacacaaacctgcCCTCCATTGTTTTGTCTCCATCAACTCTGTTCCCACTTTACCACTGATGTGTCAGAATAAAAGTTGAGGCTGTGCTGTGACTTTCCGGCTCTGTATGTGCGTTATGCTCCAGGACTCAGGTGTGCTTCTCTGAAACCTCCTGTCAGGGACAGACAGGTGTCTGACCCTGCAGAAAGCAGAGGAAATGGATGATTGCCAGAGACTATTCCTgtcttaattttaaaaaaatgacattaatttGCATTTATTGACTTGAATATCTTCATTATACATTTTGTTTACAGGATGAAGTCAATCAGATCATGGAGACCAATCTGTGGCTGAGACATGTAAGTTTATGGTGCATGACTGCAAATCGACCTCGAGCAAGGGCCTCAAGTATAGATCCAGCCTTCTGTCATACATAATTCTTCAGTAATAGACTGACAGGTTGAATTATTCATGAGATGAAGCTTTTTAAACACATTGATTCATGTggtcctgttttgttttgttttttggttggaccacaacactgaaacacaaaggTCCATAAATTATTGACTGAGCAATGTCGAATGACCAATTGTTAGAGGTAGTTGCTAACTTAAGACTGGTATCTTCAGATCAAAATAGCTTTCTGACAATTTTATTGGGATTTTTTCTGACAAAAGGCTAAAGGCGGCCAATtgattgtgtgttgtaggcGTTGGTGGCAGACTTTTCAggatataaaatctaaaaattaaatattacaactaaaaTACCCTCCtgacaaaaacagatgatggaaatatgCCTACACTAGTGTAAGGACAAGAAATGGTAACGAATAAGCCACCCCCCTTCCTATATATTTTccaagttatttcatttcaaatgttaagaaGCTATAGTGTCCAGTTTTTGTATgcattgtatatgtattattCTGTGTAGCAGTATATCTCACAACATAGTAtctgtgctccagtttctgtgatgagaagtaGCAGGTTTCTCCTTTTGGCCACAAGGTGGCATATCCGCTAAAGTGAGCACTGCTCAGGAGTAAACAAGCCAAGCACATGTAGTGTTGcccctttccttttcttttgattGACAGGTAGGGGGCAGGCTCGACTCAGAACTCCATGGGAGACGTGCTTGATTCCTTCCGGTTCCATAGCGATAGTGGCACGCGAGAGaaatttatattataattttttttcaccGTGAGAAATACAATATGTGGCAGAAGTGAGTGACAAAGACTGAAAAGCGAGACTTGAGAGCCCTGTACTACTGAGTGCATTTTTCACAGCTCTCTGAGGCTACTTTACTATTGATGCTCTATGAGTCTCACTGCTGTCCTTAAGAGAGGGTCAAAGCAGTGGCCCAAAAGTCCATACAACACACTGTAAACTGTTTCCTTTCACAAGTAATGTAGGAGCTGTATGATGTGGAGTTGACAGCGTCTCATTGTGTCCCAGAGTTTAGTCAGAGCAGATATGTATACTGAAAGCAGtctaaagtaccttaaagggatacttgattAAAAGTATCttgccagaaaatgactttggtagaagttaaagtcacttttttaaaaatattacttaagtaaaagtcttaaagtatatgacatttactgtacttaagtatcaaacgtaattttctgatatacaatgtacttaagtatgagaagtaaaagtaataataaaggAGTAATGACTGAGCCAtggtggtagagcgagttgtctttcaagtggaaggttgtgggttcaattcctggctctgctagtctatagtcttgagcaagacacttaacactATGTTGAAGTGTATGAATATAATGAAAGGtgtgtgaaaactgtagtgtaaagcagctcatgaagaaaagcgctatataaatacagaccattaacaactcttcttctgattttatttggtagcaaTGAGTAACAAcgatagaggaaatgtagtggagtaaaagtaaacaatttatttaggaaatctAAAAGTAAaggttgctagaaatataaataacaaagtaaagtacagatacgtgaattatatataatatatattatattacaacaCTGACTGAATAATCATCTAAAGGGCTGCTACTTTAGGCTGTCTTTTAAGTATCATAAATCTGCTCTGTTTgctaaaaacatatttaatagtGTTAACTTTGGCACTGCCCCTTCTGATGACTTCATCAGGTCAAATGAATTTGTAGCACTGACTTTGATTTGCAAAAACAAGCACGCTAACGTGCGAAGATAAGACGCATATTAgcatgctaatgttagcattcAGCTCAAGTACAAAGCTATTAGCATGGTTGTAGGCTCATGTTTGGAATGCATTGGTGCCATAAATCCTGAAggtaatataaatattatattatttatgatatattttatgttttttcagCTGTTTTAGTCATGGCTTCATTGTGCTGTCAAATGTTGGTTCATTTTAATCAGCTTGACTAAAACCATTTAAATTCCTagggaaaacagatttaaagagaaatacaagattagggattttattttcatgtgcaATGTGCAGTTGAAAAGTATTATTACACCTGGTGTGTTTTTCAGGTCTGGAATGACTACAAACTGAGATGGAATCCAAAAGACTTTGGAGGTGTTGAATTTATCCGAGTGCCGTCCAAAAGGATATGGAAGCCTGACATTGTACTATACAACAAGTAAGTATAACTGTTTGTTGCATTGATGTTAAAGGATCATGATGACAGCCTCTATAACTTATTTCACATGGGCCGTTCTTTTGTTTCGCATATTCTTAATATCACAGAGGACTGAAATCAATTGTTTATATCCCTCAGTTTAATCTTCAGTAACTCTCGACTGCCATTTTCCATAAACCTTTCCGAGTTCTTTATCTCTCTCCACAGTGCAGTTGGAGATTTTCAGGTGGACGAAAAAACTAAGGCCCTTCTTCGTTACAACGGTGATGTTACCTGGATTCCTCCAGCCATATTCAAGAGCTCCTGCAAGATTGACGTCACATACTTCCCCTTCGATTACCAAAATTGCACCATGAAGTTTGGCTCCTGGACTTACGACAAGGCAAAGATTGATCTGGTGCTGATTGGCTCCACAATCAATCTGAAGGATTTCTGGGAGGGCGGCCAGTGGATCATCATTGATGCTCCTGGTTACAAACATGACATTAAGTACAACTGCTGTGAGGAAATCTACCCTGATATCACTTACTCGTTGTACATCCGCCGCCTGCCTCTATTCTACACTATCAATATGATCATCCCTTGTCTGCTTATTTCCTTCCTGACAGTGCTCGTCTTCTACCTGCCGTCTGATTGTGGTGAGAAGATCACTCTGTGTATCTctgttcttctttctttaacggTCTTCCTGCTTGTTATAACTGAAACCATACCTTCCACGTCACTCGTGATTCCCCTGATTGGCGAGTACCTACTTTTCACCATGATCTTTGTCACCCTTTCTATTGTCAtcactgtttttgtgttgaACGTCCACTACCGCACCCCAAAGACGCACACCATGCCTATCTGGGTGCGGAGCGTGTTCCTGGGACTGCTACCCCGGGTGATGTTCATGACCAGGCCAGAGAGGGACCCCGAGACGGTGACAGGGGCTGACTGTGTTCACACAGCACATGTAAGACCCCATGCTGTACATTCAACAAACACTTTGCAGAAGCCTTATAATCCTCAGGCCCTGGCCTCTAGTGTGGTTTCCAGCCTCACGAACCGCCAACGTCTTTACAACAACACTGAGCTCTCCAACCTCAATAACTTAAGTATAGACCCAGGCAAAGATGCAGTTTCTGGGTTGCTAGGCTGTGAGGgccactgcagctgctgctggcaCCAGAGATCCACCAAACTGCCTGCAGATTCTGGGGGAGGTAGCGGAGGACTTGGTTGTCAGGGGATACTGACTGGAGGCAGTGCTGTTGGGTTGGGGGGAGGGAGTCAGTGCTCAAGCTCCGAGTCTCTGGATGGAGGAATAATCTCCCTGTTGCCGTTTTCCCCTGAGGTCAGGGAGGCTATTGAGGATGTCAAAAACATAGCGGAGAACATGAGACGACAGAATGAAGCAAAAGAGGTGAGTACAAGCACATCAAACAAACACCGTATTCATACTTTTCCACCAAATTGCATTCTAATAACCTACAACATTTCCATCATAACTCTGAAACTGTTTTCAATATGATGCCCTCACAGGTTCAGGATGACTGGAAgtatgttgccatggtaatcgACAGGATCTTCCTGTGGGTTTTTGTCCTAGTGTGTATCCTGGGAACAGCTGGCCTCTTCCTCCAACCTCTACTACTGGGGGACGACATTTAAATTGGTTTAATCAGTTTGGCAAAACTTGAGACAGTTGAACTGTGCAGCTTTTGTTACTTCCAAGATTCTCACTCAAGAGGGAAAAGAGAGCAGAAATGCTGAGTGGATCCACAGAAAGAAAcaggatgaaataaaaacagtgtcaGCCAAAAGCTGATGCCAAGAACCGTTGGTTACAATGCTGAGAACCTGTCTAACAAACCATTACGACCTTGGTGACCACTGAATTAAATTAcagtgtaaaaacacattttgcagtTAATAGCAATGTGATATTGCTTGGGTGAATATGATGCTGGTGCTCCTAACAAGACACAAGATGTAAACTATACCTGCTGAGTTAAATATTTGTAACGTGTTTTGTCGAGCAAGTAATTGTTGCAGTTGATTCTAAAGTAACATCATTACTGTGGacaagttttagtttttaaaatgtgattgtttCATGTCTGAGAATCAAGCAATGAAGTGGACTGTAGTCAAAGAGGGACATCATGTGGTTATACTTGAAAACTGCATGTGATCAAAAAGGGTTTCTCGGCTGTTTTAAAGGGACATGTCACCTATTTCATCATAACAAGTACTGTAATATTTACCACAAAAGAGAGCAacagtttgactttgtttgcATAACTTTGTGGACAGTGTGGTGATTTATTAAAAGTTGATTAAGAATAAGTGAATtgtgaacatttatttattccctgAAAGTATGTAAGGTTTAAAGCATTTTTGGCTTCAAGAAACACTCCAGAGTTTATGTTGGGTTATGCTAAGAGCACCTACATTTGGGTTTTTAGactgtttctttttaaacttaATCTAATTGCATACTCTAGTCTAGGGTAGACTGGCAAAATAagactttaaatgttttcaatttctgATGATTTTTGCTGTTGGTGAGGTATAATTCTGCCTCTACCTGGTCTTTGAAATGATGTCTATCAGGCCTGACTGAGGgagggtttgtgtgtatacaccagcagcacaggAGCGGGCAGGGGCAAGAGGTGTTTATCCCTCCAAACTGTGGAACACCCACAGAGTCGTACTTTACACTTCTGAAACATGTTGCGGGCacttctttgtattttcagtcatacttcAACCTTCTCATAGCCGCCCCGCTTAACTAGTGTgatccatctgtcttgacataaaacaaatcacctcCTGTGTGCATTGTGGACATGTTGCCGGGCAACTCCAGATGTAAACACCCCAGAGAAAAATACAGAGAGAGCTGTGTGGAGCTGCTAGGCAAAATCAGCATCGCGTGAGCTCAATACTTGAGTCTGTAATGTAGTCTTGCTTGTTTAGTAGGTACccacaacattttttaaataaagatgtattatatatagtatTGTATGTGATTGTGAAAACAACGATAATACAACATGGAAGTCAACGAGACAATTACTGCAAAGCATTATTAGTTAAATCATAATATCCACACTGCCTAAAGAATTAttgtttacagaaaaaaaacagtaaccTCTTGtcaatttttatttgattttcattttatgcatTTCTCACAAAGTACACAtctaaaaaacaatatatacaaGAGAAGAGTAAGCACAGCAATAGTAGCCAAAGACAAAGCTGTTCTCAGGTGAGCTACACCTTTGTGT from Solea solea chromosome 5, fSolSol10.1, whole genome shotgun sequence harbors:
- the chrna3 gene encoding neuronal acetylcholine receptor subunit alpha-3, whose protein sequence is MKASLWLSLPACSVLLFLLSGGTCSDAEHSLFSVLFASYNQYIRPVENVSDPVIVQFEVSMSQLVKVDEVNQIMETNLWLRHVWNDYKLRWNPKDFGGVEFIRVPSKRIWKPDIVLYNNAVGDFQVDEKTKALLRYNGDVTWIPPAIFKSSCKIDVTYFPFDYQNCTMKFGSWTYDKAKIDLVLIGSTINLKDFWEGGQWIIIDAPGYKHDIKYNCCEEIYPDITYSLYIRRLPLFYTINMIIPCLLISFLTVLVFYLPSDCGEKITLCISVLLSLTVFLLVITETIPSTSLVIPLIGEYLLFTMIFVTLSIVITVFVLNVHYRTPKTHTMPIWVRSVFLGLLPRVMFMTRPERDPETVTGADCVHTAHVRPHAVHSTNTLQKPYNPQALASSVVSSLTNRQRLYNNTELSNLNNLSIDPGKDAVSGLLGCEGHCSCCWHQRSTKLPADSGGGSGGLGCQGILTGGSAVGLGGGSQCSSSESLDGGIISLLPFSPEVREAIEDVKNIAENMRRQNEAKEVQDDWKYVAMVIDRIFLWVFVLVCILGTAGLFLQPLLLGDDI